Part of the Sulfobacillus acidophilus DSM 10332 genome, CCACGTCCAACACTTTCGCCACCTTGACCAACACCACGGCATCATGGAGAGACAACAGGGTCTTCAGCCGTTCCCGGTCGGCCGTGGCGGGAACCACCGCCACCGTCTCGTCCCCGTCGGCCAAAGGCCACCCCAAGACCGACGCGGACGCGGTCACCGACGAGATGCCGGGGATGGCGGTCACCGTCACATCGGGGATTTTATCGGTTACGGTGCGCGCCAAGTGAATAAAGGTGCTATAGAGCATCGGGTCCCCTTCGGTGACAAACGCCACGTCCTCCCCCCGGACAAGATATTCCGCCACCGTTTGGGCAGTACGATCCCATTCCCGGGCCAGTACCGTCGCGTCTTTGGTCATCGGAAAGACCAGTCCGACCAAGGTTTTCGCATGCGCGTCGACATACGATTCGACAATATCCAACGCATAACTGCGGCTACCGCGGCGTTTTTTGGGATAGGCGATGACCGGCGTTTCCTTCAGCACTCGATACGCTTTCACGGTAATCAGCTCAGGGTCTCCGGGCCCGACCCCGACGCCGTAAAATCGGCCGGTCATGACGGTCGCTCCGCGGCCAACAAAAAGACCGGGTTCATGCCTTCAAGCCGCGTCAGATCCAAAATCGGCCGGCTCCGGGCGGTTTGAATCAAGGTCACCGCCACCGAAAAGCCCAGGCTACCCAAGATCTGATGGGCACGGGCGAGCGTTTCCAGCGTGGCCGCCGGAATCACGATACGTCCGCCCGGCTTCAGCCGCCGGCCGATAAGTTCCAACAGGGCGGGAAGCTCTCCGCCGCTACCGCCGACAAAAACGGCGTCGGGGTCGGCAAACGACTCCAGACCGTCCGGTGCCCGTCCTTGCACGGCGACAAAATCCGTGCGAAACCGCCGTTGATTGGTTCGTAAATGGTTAAGATCCTCAGCGTTTTTTTCGATGGCGTACACCGAGAGAGTCGGTTCCAGCAAAATCGCTTCGATGGAAACCGACCCGGTACAGGCGCCGATATCCCAGAGCACCTCACCGGGTTTTGGCCGAAGCGCCGAGAGCGCCATCACCCGTACTTCCCGCTTGGTGATGAGACCGCGATCGGGCTTTCGTTGGGAAAACGCCTCATCGTCAATCCCGAGCGCCCACACCGGCCTGATCCCCGGATCCCGCACGAAAATGACCAGATTCAGCGGATCAAAAGTCCCGCCGGTCATTTCCTCTAGGGAGTACCAGCCGCTCTGCTCGGCCGGGCCGCCCAGCCGCTCCCCGACAAACGCCCGATATT contains:
- a CDS encoding precorrin-2 C20-methyltransferase (PFAM: Tetrapyrrole (Corrin/Porphyrin) Methylases~TIGRFAM: precorrin-2 C20-methyltransferase~COGs: COG2243 Precorrin-2 methylase~InterPro IPR000878:IPR006364~KEGG: ppy:PPE_04542 precorrin-2 methylase~PFAM: Tetrapyrrole methylase~PRIAM: Precorrin-2 C(20)-methyltransferase~SPTR: Precorrin-2 C20-methyltransferase;~TIGRFAM: Cobalamin (vitamin B12) biosynthesis CobI/CbiL, precorrin-2 C20-methyltransferase, core); translation: MTGRFYGVGVGPGDPELITVKAYRVLKETPVIAYPKKRRGSRSYALDIVESYVDAHAKTLVGLVFPMTKDATVLAREWDRTAQTVAEYLVRGEDVAFVTEGDPMLYSTFIHLARTVTDKIPDVTVTAIPGISSVTASASVLGWPLADGDETVAVVPATADRERLKTLLSLHDAVVLVKVAKVLDVVLEVLEDLGLTDRARVVTQATHQAERIWTRVEELSGAELPYLTLMVVKK
- a CDS encoding precorrin-6y C5,15-methyltransferase (decarboxylating), CbiE subunit (PFAM: Protein-L-isoaspartate(D-aspartate) O-methyltransferase (PCMT); Tetrapyrrole (Corrin/Porphyrin) Methylases~TIGRFAM: precorrin-6Y C5,15-methyltransferase (decarboxylating), CbiT subunit; precorrin-6y C5,15-methyltransferase (decarboxylating), CbiE subunit~COGs: COG2242 Precorrin-6B methylase 2~InterPro IPR000878:IPR012818:IPR014008~KEGG: gtn:GTNG_1689 cobalamin biosynthesis protein CbiET~PFAM: Tetrapyrrole methylase~PRIAM: Precorrin-6Y C(5,15)-methyltransferase (decarboxylating)~SPTR: Cobalamin biosynthesis protein CbiET;~TIGRFAM: Cobalamin (vitamin B12) biosynthesis CbiE, precorrin-6Y methyltransferase, core; Cobalamin (vitamin B12) biosynthesis CbiT, precorrin-6Y methyltransferase-core), which encodes MKTKVTIVGIGDDGAEGLGPAALAAVESADILVGGSRQLGFFSNFSGETWRMDSGVSALAERILSHAGDHIVVLASGDPLFFGIGGVLAKKLGPDAVSVIPAVSSMQWAFARMGLAWQDAGFLSVHGRSLDGLAQRINRYDKVAVLTDDVHTPAVLAHYLLDFGMTEYRAFVGERLGGPAEQSGWYSLEEMTGGTFDPLNLVIFVRDPGIRPVWALGIDDEAFSQRKPDRGLITKREVRVMALSALRPKPGEVLWDIGACTGSVSIEAILLEPTLSVYAIEKNAEDLNHLRTNQRRFRTDFVAVQGRAPDGLESFADPDAVFVGGSGGELPALLELIGRRLKPGGRIVIPAATLETLARAHQILGSLGFSVAVTLIQTARSRPILDLTRLEGMNPVFLLAAERPS